One region of Candidatus Binatia bacterium genomic DNA includes:
- a CDS encoding transcription elongation factor GreA, which produces MASELPIVDRLKKELAELQYELTHKIPKELQEAASHGDLSENAEYDAAKHRQEYVRARIGQLTTRIRELSLYNTQSIPEGVVAYGSRVTIEDLDEGGTQVFDIVFPEEVKPSEGMISIGSPLGRALLNRGVGDEIEVQTPRGKRSYQITELLTLHQRNAPA; this is translated from the coding sequence ATGGCATCGGAACTGCCCATCGTAGATCGTTTGAAGAAGGAACTGGCGGAGCTGCAGTACGAGCTGACGCATAAGATCCCGAAGGAATTGCAGGAGGCGGCAAGCCACGGGGATCTCAGCGAAAACGCTGAGTATGATGCGGCCAAGCACCGCCAGGAGTACGTGCGGGCCCGCATCGGTCAGCTGACCACGCGGATTCGCGAGCTGTCGTTGTACAACACCCAGTCGATTCCTGAGGGCGTGGTGGCCTACGGCAGTCGGGTGACGATCGAGGATCTCGACGAGGGCGGAACGCAGGTGTTCGACATTGTATTTCCCGAGGAGGTGAAGCCGTCGGAAGGGATGATTTCGATCGGTTCACCGCTGGGCCGTGCGCTGCTGAACCGCGGCGTCGGGGACGAAATCGAGGTGCAGACTCCTCGTGGCAAACGCAGCTATCAGATCACGGAGTTGCTGACGCTGCACCAGCGCAACGCGCCGGCTTGA
- a CDS encoding galactose-1-phosphate uridylyltransferase: protein MSDLRRDPLLRRWVMIAPERQGDLCLGPPPLPRRAEAPCPFCPGSEHLNPQELYVIRGDRSPANPHGWLVRVTPDHRPLFRIERTLERKGIGPFDLMSGVGAHELVADTPDHHAHWADFDRVHMERLLRCYVDRFNELRRDRRLRHAVVMKNHAAPWSRFRHQHSHVVAMAFAPRRLEDELAGARDYYAIKERCVFCDVLRDEERRGERIVCGNSEFVAVVPFASGFPFETWVLPRRHAADFGAAGDLLLGELAALLVETVSRLRTTLHDPQYSVAVHSGPLDGDDAALFHWHLEIVPQIGSEIGMEWATGVFCNPVPPEQAAAALRAGAPIDLAAPLTPEL from the coding sequence ATGTCAGACCTCCGCCGTGATCCCTTGCTGCGCCGCTGGGTCATGATCGCCCCCGAACGCCAGGGCGATCTCTGCCTCGGCCCGCCCCCACTGCCGCGCCGCGCGGAAGCTCCGTGCCCCTTCTGCCCGGGTAGCGAACACCTCAATCCCCAGGAACTCTACGTCATCCGTGGGGACCGCTCGCCGGCCAACCCCCACGGCTGGCTCGTGCGCGTCACCCCCGACCACAGGCCCCTGTTCCGCATCGAGAGAACGCTGGAACGTAAGGGAATCGGACCCTTCGATCTGATGTCCGGCGTCGGCGCTCACGAACTGGTTGCCGACACGCCGGACCATCACGCGCACTGGGCGGACTTCGATCGTGTCCACATGGAACGGCTGCTGCGCTGCTATGTCGACAGGTTCAACGAACTCCGTCGCGACCGGCGCCTCCGGCATGCAGTGGTCATGAAGAACCACGCTGCACCGTGGAGCCGTTTCAGGCATCAGCATTCGCACGTCGTTGCGATGGCCTTTGCACCTCGGCGCCTCGAAGACGAGTTGGCGGGGGCCCGAGACTACTATGCGATCAAAGAGCGTTGCGTTTTTTGCGACGTACTGCGGGACGAAGAGCGCCGTGGAGAAAGGATCGTGTGCGGCAACTCGGAGTTCGTTGCCGTGGTACCCTTCGCTTCCGGCTTTCCCTTCGAAACCTGGGTCTTGCCGCGCCGGCACGCTGCCGACTTCGGCGCCGCGGGCGACCTATTACTGGGGGAACTCGCGGCACTACTCGTCGAGACCGTGTCCCGCCTCCGGACCACGCTGCACGACCCCCAGTACAGCGTCGCCGTGCACAGCGGCCCCCTCGACGGCGATGACGCCGCACTGTTTCACTGGCACCTGGAAATCGTGCCCCAGATCGGCAGCGAGATCGGCATGGAGTGGGCAACCGGGGTTTTCTGCAACCCGGTGCCACCCGAGCAAGCCGCCGCGGCGTTACGGGCGGGCGCACCGATCGATCTCGCCGCCCCCCTGACGCCGGAGCTGTGA
- a CDS encoding ribosome maturation factor RimP codes for MKEVIERVWEIAEPVIVQEGLEIVDIEYHREGRGMVLRLYVDRCGGTPPGTTAGGVGLDDLSRVSRQVGDLLDVREAVPGSYVLECSSPGINRRLRRPDHFRRYVGKRVRVRTAVPIEGRRNFTGALVAVDPDAVVIEVAGQRYSVRFVDIAQANYEAGPEELKAQEVRRCSPN; via the coding sequence ATGAAAGAAGTCATCGAGCGCGTTTGGGAGATCGCCGAACCCGTGATCGTACAGGAAGGCTTGGAAATCGTCGATATCGAGTACCATCGCGAGGGTCGCGGCATGGTGTTGCGGCTTTACGTGGACCGCTGTGGCGGCACTCCACCGGGTACAACGGCGGGGGGTGTGGGACTCGACGATCTCTCGCGGGTGAGCCGGCAGGTCGGAGATCTTCTCGATGTGCGAGAGGCCGTGCCTGGTTCTTACGTTCTGGAATGCTCGTCGCCGGGGATCAATCGGCGGCTGCGGCGACCCGACCACTTCCGTAGGTATGTTGGCAAACGCGTGCGGGTGCGGACGGCGGTACCGATCGAGGGGCGCCGTAATTTCACCGGTGCTCTGGTGGCGGTCGATCCGGACGCGGTGGTCATAGAGGTGGCAGGGCAGCGGTACAGTGTCCGCTTCGTCGATATCGCGCAGGCGAACTACGAGGCCGGGCCGGAGGAGCTCAAGGCTCAGGAGGTACGGCGATGCAGCCCGAATTGA